From Candidatus Rubrimentiphilum sp., one genomic window encodes:
- a CDS encoding glycosyltransferase family 2 protein encodes MRLLMTMLVRDEADILDENIRFHLANGVDYILILDNLSTDATAEIANRYVRSGHAHYEFQPNDIYAQSRWVTAMARRAYTEFGADWVINSDADEFWLPRHGSLKDVLSDVPAGIDVVTAERSNFVPRHEHGEPFWKRMDVRWVSSCNALGDPLPPKAAHRGRDDVEVAFGNHAATFGGVQPESHQAEIDILHFPVRTRRQYENKIVNGAQALANNHELPPEIGRTWRQLYECCKNGDFQRVWERECLSESDVAAGLALGTLVRDERLMRALDTAVAHK; translated from the coding sequence ATGAGGCTCCTTATGACGATGCTCGTTCGAGACGAAGCCGACATTCTCGACGAGAACATTCGTTTTCATCTTGCCAACGGCGTCGACTACATTCTCATTTTGGACAACCTGTCGACTGACGCGACGGCGGAGATTGCCAACCGGTACGTGCGCTCCGGGCACGCTCATTACGAGTTCCAGCCCAATGACATTTACGCGCAGAGCCGGTGGGTCACCGCAATGGCTCGCCGTGCCTATACCGAGTTCGGCGCGGATTGGGTCATAAACAGCGACGCCGATGAATTCTGGCTACCCCGCCACGGTTCGCTCAAGGATGTGCTCTCCGACGTTCCGGCGGGCATCGATGTTGTGACCGCTGAGCGCAGCAATTTCGTCCCACGACACGAGCACGGCGAACCGTTCTGGAAGCGAATGGACGTGCGCTGGGTTTCGTCGTGTAACGCGCTTGGCGACCCGCTGCCGCCGAAGGCGGCGCACCGCGGCCGGGACGATGTCGAGGTCGCTTTCGGGAATCATGCTGCGACGTTTGGCGGCGTGCAGCCGGAGAGTCATCAGGCCGAAATCGATATCTTGCACTTCCCGGTGCGCACGCGACGTCAGTACGAGAACAAAATTGTCAATGGCGCACAAGCGCTCGCAAACAATCACGAACTTCCGCCGGAGATTGGCCGCACGTGGCGTCAGCTCTATGAATGCTGCAAAAACGGCGACTTTCAACGCGTATGGGAGCGCGAATGCTTGTCGGAATCGGATGTCGCCGCAGGCTTAGCACTTGGGACGCTCGTGCGGGACGAGCGTCTGATGCGGGCATTAGATACCGCCGTTGCCCACAAGTGA
- the ndk gene encoding nucleoside-diphosphate kinase codes for MAIQRTLILCKPDAVSRGVSGEIISRLERRGYVIVAMKLMQLDGERARKHYAEHDGKPFFNGLVQFITSGPLIAMCVEGEGAIAGCRQLMGATDPLAAAPGSIRADLAQTIGRNLVHGSDSHESAERELKIFFDPADFVSRRHDLERWIFET; via the coding sequence ATGGCTATTCAGCGAACGCTTATTCTTTGCAAACCCGACGCGGTGTCGCGCGGTGTTTCGGGCGAAATTATCTCGCGGCTGGAACGCCGCGGTTATGTGATCGTCGCCATGAAGCTGATGCAGCTCGACGGCGAGCGCGCGCGCAAGCACTATGCGGAGCACGACGGCAAACCGTTCTTTAACGGACTGGTGCAGTTCATAACGAGCGGTCCATTGATCGCGATGTGCGTGGAAGGCGAAGGCGCAATTGCCGGCTGCCGCCAGCTCATGGGCGCTACCGATCCGCTGGCCGCGGCGCCCGGTTCGATTCGCGCCGATCTCGCGCAGACGATCGGGCGTAATCTCGTGCATGGCAGCGATTCGCACGAGAGCGCCGAGCGCGAGTTGAAGATTTTCTTCGATCCGGCCGACTTCGTTTCGCGCCGCCACGATCTGGAACGCTGGATTTTCGAAACCTAA
- a CDS encoding UbiA family prenyltransferase, translated as MSWLFVRQRAWWYNKIPLSFMLVLLLADGKPLDIAVGVLFLTVVLAVSGAANYGYAINELFDVEEDALIGRGNAAARLGRPRMWLVAVVSASLSLACAAIGGGVQAMALTVLELCLPLAYSVPPVRVKERKWLGVASDALAAHVYPAVLALIVAQHLGIRSVTPALVAFAVAWALSAGVRGILSHQLHTADQDRAAGLRTVVSDIGAPRLERGIVALLVPLEAVSFAGTVFLCSPGIIAWLFLAAYALYEGYKTAAGRFEVMAFRRQGQPYIPMLEESLYKAWGPLVFAFDAARVDVRYLVFVPLYIGLFMPHMRIEWHRMRVLFGAK; from the coding sequence ATGTCATGGCTGTTTGTGCGGCAGCGAGCGTGGTGGTACAACAAAATACCCCTGTCTTTCATGCTCGTGCTCTTGCTCGCGGATGGAAAGCCACTCGACATCGCGGTCGGTGTGCTGTTCCTGACCGTGGTTCTGGCTGTGAGCGGCGCGGCGAACTACGGCTACGCGATCAACGAGCTTTTCGACGTCGAAGAAGATGCCCTGATCGGGCGTGGCAACGCGGCTGCTCGACTCGGCAGGCCGCGGATGTGGCTGGTCGCAGTAGTGTCGGCGTCGCTATCGCTCGCATGTGCTGCGATCGGGGGCGGAGTGCAGGCGATGGCGCTCACCGTTCTCGAGCTGTGTCTGCCGCTAGCGTATTCTGTGCCGCCGGTTCGCGTGAAAGAGCGGAAATGGTTGGGTGTCGCATCCGACGCGCTGGCCGCCCACGTCTATCCCGCCGTACTGGCGCTCATCGTGGCGCAGCATCTCGGGATTCGTTCCGTCACGCCTGCGCTTGTCGCATTTGCCGTCGCGTGGGCGCTGTCCGCGGGCGTGCGCGGTATCCTTTCGCATCAGCTTCACACAGCCGATCAAGATCGCGCAGCCGGGCTGCGTACCGTCGTTTCGGATATTGGCGCGCCTCGGCTTGAGCGCGGAATCGTTGCGCTGCTCGTACCGCTGGAGGCTGTCTCATTTGCAGGTACCGTCTTTTTGTGCTCGCCTGGGATCATTGCGTGGCTCTTCCTTGCAGCATATGCACTCTATGAAGGATACAAAACGGCGGCCGGAAGGTTCGAGGTCATGGCCTTTCGCAGGCAGGGTCAGCCATATATTCCAATGCTCGAGGAGAGTCTTTACAAGGCGTGGGGACCGCTTGTGTTTGCGTTCGATGCAGCACGCGTCGACGTGCGCTACCTGGTCTTCGTGCCGCTCTATATTGGGCTCTTCATGCCGCACATGCGCATCGAGTGGCACCGCATGCGCGTGCTTTTCGGCGCGAAGTAG
- a CDS encoding CAP domain-containing protein, which produces MLHTIVLGLALQSVPISVSAEQRMLADLNATRARAGLPMLKLDSRLTQVARQHASDMALHNYFAHASLNGQSPFDRMKSYRISFSWAGENLAMSPDEPTAYQALLQSPEHRANIMQRHFSKVGIAAVQEPDGEMLFVQDFTD; this is translated from the coding sequence ATGCTTCATACCATTGTGCTTGGCCTAGCTCTGCAGAGTGTGCCGATATCCGTATCGGCCGAGCAGCGCATGCTTGCCGACCTCAACGCGACGCGCGCTCGCGCCGGCCTACCGATGCTGAAATTGGACAGCCGGCTGACGCAGGTGGCGCGCCAGCATGCCAGCGACATGGCCCTGCACAACTATTTCGCGCACGCATCCCTCAATGGTCAGTCGCCTTTCGATCGTATGAAGAGCTACCGGATCTCGTTCAGTTGGGCCGGCGAAAATCTCGCCATGAGCCCTGACGAACCAACGGCTTACCAAGCTCTTCTGCAAAGCCCCGAACATCGGGCAAACATCATGCAGCGACACTTTTCAAAAGTCGGTATCGCGGCGGTGCAAGAGCCGGACGGCGAAATGCTGTTCGTGCAAGACTTCACGGATTAA
- the eno gene encoding phosphopyruvate hydratase encodes MGRQPQDGPPLIEGVRAREILDSRGNPTVAVTVTTSFGAVEEAMVPSGASTGAHEAVELRDGDPKRYGGKGVLKAVAAVNTIIGPALEGMDATKQREIDEKLIALDGTPNKNKLGANAMLGVSLAVVRAAAASVAVPLYRYLGGPSATLLPVPLMNVINGGKHAEGGLQIQECMIVPLGAPSLHEAVRYGSEVFHALGKILHEQGQPTTVGDEGGYAPHLDTPAQALDLLVKAIEAAGYKPGSDVAIALDPASTEFFADGKYYPIDTKRAFTAAQMVDFYRELIDTYPIVSIEDGLAEDDWNGWTQLTQALGSRCQIVGDDVFVTNTERLERGIRERAANSILIKVNQIGTLSETLEAVEMAHKAGFTCVISHRSGETEDSVIADIAVATSAGQIKTGSLSRSDRIAKYNRLMAIEEELGAAARYAGSSVFKTLHR; translated from the coding sequence ATGGGGCGCCAGCCGCAGGACGGGCCACCGCTGATCGAAGGTGTGCGCGCTCGCGAAATCTTGGACTCGCGCGGCAATCCGACGGTCGCCGTCACGGTGACCACAAGTTTTGGCGCGGTCGAAGAAGCGATGGTTCCTTCGGGCGCCTCCACCGGCGCGCATGAAGCCGTCGAACTGCGCGACGGCGACCCCAAGCGGTACGGCGGCAAGGGCGTTCTCAAAGCGGTTGCCGCCGTCAACACGATCATCGGGCCGGCGCTCGAGGGAATGGATGCGACCAAACAGCGCGAGATCGACGAAAAACTGATCGCGCTGGACGGGACGCCGAATAAAAACAAGCTCGGCGCCAACGCGATGCTCGGCGTATCGCTGGCGGTAGTGCGCGCAGCCGCTGCAAGCGTTGCCGTACCGCTATATCGCTATCTCGGCGGGCCGTCGGCGACGCTCCTACCGGTGCCGCTCATGAACGTCATCAACGGCGGGAAACACGCCGAGGGCGGATTGCAGATCCAGGAATGCATGATCGTTCCGCTCGGCGCGCCGTCGTTGCATGAAGCCGTTCGTTACGGCTCAGAAGTCTTTCACGCGCTCGGCAAGATCTTGCACGAACAGGGCCAGCCGACGACGGTCGGCGACGAAGGCGGCTATGCGCCGCATCTCGACACGCCGGCACAGGCGCTCGATCTGCTCGTGAAAGCGATTGAGGCTGCCGGTTACAAGCCCGGCTCCGACGTGGCAATCGCGCTCGATCCCGCGTCGACCGAGTTCTTCGCGGACGGAAAGTACTATCCGATCGATACGAAGCGCGCGTTCACCGCCGCGCAGATGGTGGACTTTTACCGCGAGCTGATCGACACGTATCCGATAGTCTCGATTGAAGACGGCTTAGCCGAAGACGACTGGAACGGGTGGACGCAGCTGACGCAAGCCCTGGGATCGCGATGCCAGATCGTCGGGGACGATGTCTTCGTGACGAACACGGAGCGTCTGGAACGCGGCATCCGCGAACGCGCTGCGAATTCCATCCTTATAAAGGTAAACCAAATCGGGACGCTGAGCGAAACGCTCGAAGCCGTGGAGATGGCGCACAAGGCCGGGTTTACGTGCGTGATCTCGCACCGCTCCGGTGAAACAGAAGACTCGGTTATCGCGGATATCGCGGTTGCGACGTCGGCAGGGCAGATAAAAACCGGATCGCTCTCACGCAGCGATCGCATTGCGAAGTACAATCGATTGATGGCGATCGAAGAAGAACTCGGCGCGGCTGCGCGCTACGCCGGTTCGAGCGTTTTCAAAACTTTGCACCGCTAG
- a CDS encoding carboxypeptidase-like regulatory domain-containing protein, with protein sequence MRSISSRAQAGLVLSFIFSCALCIPARADLLNTISGTVGGVVSGTLGGAVSGTLGGARGGGVLPSGPAGTVSGVSPGTMSSSPSRPEGPGSSPSLRSSVASAIGVMAHQQFVAQVLSVTPTSARVRLRDGSTRTLALTRGLAAALRAYVGKTVMLRSVDGTHLTGIVGQNDAVRGTVIAIDDNNVTMVSPNGETFVISLAANQRPRFGVGARVVAVSHDFGRTVQLSPISALADAYLGKVSGASGNTVTLRMGNQLQSFAADSAMVRLAAAHAGQTVAVDSPDGLNVKSLLSGATLLHLAAVARGTAVATNGISAAVTAVGNGRLTAQLPNGDLQTLSGNVGSLHASSSVPIVITPLDRAHFRVQSGTHAATLADANVCATANSSCKSSMQGHVVTVGPESLSVRMGNGDVSTLFGKIASLGLTRGSPITVTPLDKTLARVTSGSRVANVVRASACSTINSGCTGNVTTAPATAVNASAGDSTPRNNLAHQNRTVAGNHMSVAAGKKIDPGAAACVQINAGSCASPSGGAGTGTLPVARARVNGSVGNNAPASNLANVNRSAGRNNAIAVAGANRSAAVGCASVNSGSCASSGSPNTVPVPATKVSAGIGNGTPPNNLANTQRTAAGNNALATAGANQNAAAGCVSINAGPCVTSSGSTLQSGRVSAAVGNGTPANNLANANRSVAGNGVVATAGANRNAAAGCVAINAGACGSATPLNTTVPATKAGIAIGNGTPPNNLANTQRSAAGNDALATAGANQSSAAGCVSVNAGPCVTSSGSMTQSGKVTASVGNGPSNNLASQSRSAAGNDAAVNAGGNRNGGGGCVSINAGACQAASSVIGGNAGNGNGGNGTGGPGSGRGHGGPGISDQTGGSVVVVNGAALTAPNGNNGTATAAYTGLVAACGNDGRVIVSVADIASAKRIAGAKLHLIGSGRSDWAVTRSGAVIFAHVPAGTYRLQATRVGYKPILSPAFQVQCAVATTLKVRMARTSSKSPARSGR encoded by the coding sequence ATGCGCAGCATATCCAGCCGAGCCCAGGCGGGTCTGGTTCTCTCGTTCATCTTTTCATGCGCTCTTTGCATCCCCGCACGCGCGGATTTACTTAACACGATTTCAGGCACTGTCGGCGGCGTTGTTTCGGGAACGCTCGGCGGCGCTGTTTCAGGTACGCTGGGAGGAGCGCGCGGCGGCGGTGTGCTGCCGAGCGGACCGGCCGGCACCGTCAGCGGAGTTAGCCCCGGCACGATGAGCAGCTCGCCTTCCCGTCCGGAAGGCCCCGGTTCGTCGCCCTCGCTCAGATCTTCGGTTGCGTCCGCTATCGGAGTGATGGCTCATCAACAGTTCGTCGCGCAAGTTCTTTCGGTTACGCCAACATCGGCGCGCGTTCGTTTGCGCGACGGATCCACGCGCACGCTCGCGCTGACTCGCGGCCTTGCGGCTGCGCTGCGCGCGTACGTTGGAAAAACGGTGATGCTGCGTTCGGTCGACGGCACCCATCTTACCGGCATCGTCGGTCAGAATGACGCGGTCCGCGGAACAGTTATCGCGATCGATGACAACAACGTGACGATGGTTTCGCCAAACGGCGAGACGTTCGTCATCTCACTGGCTGCGAATCAAAGGCCGCGTTTCGGCGTCGGCGCACGCGTCGTTGCGGTATCGCATGATTTCGGCAGAACGGTGCAGCTGTCGCCGATATCAGCCTTGGCTGACGCGTATTTAGGAAAAGTCTCCGGCGCAAGCGGAAACACGGTCACGCTGCGCATGGGCAATCAACTACAAAGCTTTGCAGCCGATTCAGCGATGGTGCGTCTGGCGGCAGCTCACGCAGGCCAGACCGTCGCGGTTGATTCGCCCGACGGCCTCAACGTAAAATCGTTACTCTCCGGTGCCACACTGCTGCATTTGGCGGCCGTTGCGCGCGGAACCGCGGTTGCCACCAACGGGATCAGCGCCGCCGTAACGGCGGTTGGAAACGGCAGACTGACCGCACAGCTTCCCAACGGCGATCTCCAAACGCTTTCAGGAAATGTTGGGTCGCTGCACGCGTCGTCGAGCGTGCCGATTGTCATTACACCGCTCGATCGCGCGCACTTCCGGGTTCAATCGGGAACGCACGCGGCGACGCTCGCCGACGCAAATGTATGCGCGACGGCCAACTCGAGCTGCAAGAGCAGCATGCAGGGCCACGTCGTAACGGTGGGGCCCGAATCGCTGTCGGTTCGCATGGGAAATGGCGACGTTTCGACCCTGTTCGGTAAGATTGCAAGTCTTGGGCTGACGCGGGGCAGTCCGATAACGGTAACACCGTTGGACAAGACGCTGGCCCGCGTTACGTCGGGCTCGCGCGTCGCGAACGTCGTACGCGCCAGCGCTTGCAGCACGATCAATTCAGGATGCACCGGGAATGTTACGACGGCGCCTGCGACCGCGGTGAACGCGAGCGCCGGCGACAGCACACCCCGGAATAATCTTGCGCACCAGAACAGAACGGTGGCGGGCAACCACATGTCGGTAGCGGCGGGTAAGAAGATCGATCCCGGCGCGGCGGCATGCGTGCAGATCAATGCGGGCTCTTGCGCGTCTCCGTCAGGAGGTGCCGGAACGGGTACGCTCCCGGTGGCGCGCGCAAGAGTGAACGGGTCCGTTGGGAACAACGCGCCCGCAAGCAACCTTGCGAACGTGAACCGGTCGGCGGGTCGCAATAACGCAATCGCCGTCGCCGGCGCGAATCGCAGCGCGGCCGTTGGCTGCGCCTCCGTCAACTCTGGATCGTGCGCATCTTCCGGGAGTCCCAACACGGTCCCCGTGCCGGCAACTAAAGTCAGCGCCGGCATCGGCAACGGTACGCCGCCGAACAATCTGGCGAACACGCAAAGAACGGCGGCGGGCAATAATGCGCTTGCAACGGCCGGCGCGAATCAAAACGCGGCTGCGGGATGCGTTTCGATTAACGCGGGACCTTGCGTAACCTCGTCAGGCAGCACCCTGCAGTCGGGAAGAGTCAGCGCCGCTGTCGGAAACGGCACGCCGGCTAACAATCTGGCGAATGCGAATAGAAGCGTGGCCGGCAACGGCGTGGTGGCGACGGCGGGCGCGAATCGCAACGCGGCCGCGGGTTGCGTCGCGATCAACGCCGGAGCGTGCGGCTCGGCGACCCCGCTCAATACGACGGTCCCTGCAACGAAGGCCGGTATCGCCATAGGCAACGGAACACCGCCCAACAACTTGGCGAATACGCAGCGGTCGGCGGCGGGCAATGATGCGCTCGCGACTGCCGGCGCGAATCAGAGCTCGGCCGCGGGTTGCGTTTCAGTCAATGCCGGACCGTGCGTGACTTCTTCGGGAAGCATGACGCAGTCGGGCAAAGTCACCGCGTCCGTTGGAAACGGACCTTCGAACAACCTCGCCAGCCAAAGCCGATCCGCGGCCGGCAACGACGCGGCCGTGAATGCAGGCGGGAATCGCAATGGAGGCGGCGGTTGCGTGTCGATCAACGCCGGAGCTTGCCAAGCAGCATCGTCGGTAATCGGCGGTAACGCCGGCAACGGCAACGGCGGCAATGGCACCGGCGGTCCCGGAAGTGGCCGCGGCCACGGTGGTCCCGGCATCTCCGATCAGACCGGCGGCTCCGTCGTCGTGGTGAATGGCGCCGCCCTGACCGCACCCAATGGAAACAATGGAACGGCCACGGCTGCATACACCGGACTCGTGGCGGCGTGCGGCAATGATGGACGCGTTATTGTGTCTGTCGCAGACATCGCTTCGGCCAAGCGCATCGCCGGCGCGAAGCTGCATTTGATCGGCAGCGGCCGGTCCGACTGGGCGGTCACCCGTTCCGGAGCCGTCATATTTGCCCACGTACCCGCGGGCACATACCGGCTGCAAGCCACACGCGTTGGATACAAACCGATCCTGTCGCCTGCGTTCCAGGTGCAGTGTGCGGTTGCAACCACGCTAAAGGTGCGGATGGCGCGCACATCCTCGAAATCACCGGCGCGATCGGGTCGATGA